From a region of the Tenggerimyces flavus genome:
- a CDS encoding anti-sigma factor translates to MNADVHSLAGPYALDALPPDERAAFEAHLASCSTCQADVDEFRLTATRLGGAVAETPPPALKNKVLTEIRQTRQLPPPVVPIKRRGTPRRTWLVAAAALVVLGGAGGVTAVQVGNAQQADRERNAIAAVLAAPDSRTFHGTVRGGGTVTLVASTNQDAAVVVLDQLPAAPQGKDYQLWMVHDNRLVSAGVVEHGKPGRVVQIMDESVEGASAFGLTVEPEGGSQQPTTAPISEVPFQT, encoded by the coding sequence ATGAACGCCGATGTGCACAGCCTCGCGGGACCGTACGCCCTCGACGCGTTGCCGCCGGACGAGCGCGCGGCGTTCGAGGCGCACCTCGCGTCGTGCTCGACCTGCCAGGCGGATGTCGACGAGTTCCGGCTCACCGCGACCCGCCTGGGCGGAGCGGTCGCCGAGACACCGCCGCCCGCGCTGAAGAACAAGGTGCTGACGGAGATCCGGCAGACCCGGCAGCTGCCGCCGCCGGTCGTCCCGATCAAGCGCCGCGGCACCCCGCGGCGGACCTGGCTGGTCGCCGCGGCAGCGCTGGTGGTGCTGGGAGGTGCCGGCGGAGTGACGGCCGTCCAGGTGGGCAACGCGCAGCAGGCCGACCGGGAACGGAACGCGATCGCAGCGGTCCTCGCGGCGCCGGACTCGCGGACGTTCCACGGCACGGTACGCGGCGGCGGAACGGTCACGCTCGTGGCTTCCACGAACCAGGACGCCGCGGTCGTCGTGCTCGACCAGCTGCCCGCGGCACCGCAGGGCAAGGACTACCAGCTGTGGATGGTCCACGACAACAGGTTGGTCTCGGCCGGCGTGGTGGAGCACGGCAAGCCCGGCAGAGTCGTACAGATCATGGACGAATCGGTCGAAGGCGCCTCCGCCTTCGGCCTCACCGTCGAACCCGAGGGCGGCTCGCAGCAGCCCACCACCGCGCCCATCTCGGAGGTCCCCTTCCAGACCTGA
- a CDS encoding alpha/beta fold hydrolase — translation MPSDDALLRQLLSQPTVWVHDVDDDGRVLVSTDTSGSLQLHEIGADGTWRQLTDLGESATGRYLPGTRSVVVQHDSGGNERGQLSLLDIEDTEGFPELRPLVHDPDWIHGLSDTKPGKVLYKTNRRNGVDFDLISREIETGEEQVLYDGGGWVMEVSASPDERWVAFTLPTLAHSLQLVLVSTADGTLHELTSADEPTFLEAPSWLPDSSGLLVATNADREFTEIRHYDLDSKTWTTVLAHETRDLVAWSAPTGKQMFVATNDDGVLRGGLHDIVTGADLGKLDLPAGLSLAVDFFPPRWSPSATYLTMSASGPRSLPVVVRHEVGSGATTPIPLPGSMELPSVLVEPESVRVPTPDGEQVPVFVYRPAAADGSVVILVHGGPEGQSMRNWAPIVAAMVAQGHTVLVPNVRGSTGYGKRWYALDDVRLRLNSVADLAALHEWLPTVDLDPSRAALYGGSYGGYMVLAGLAFQPERWAAGVDIVGIASLVTFLENTSDFRRAHREREYGSLEHDRDFLESASPISRVDEMRAPLFVIHGANDVRVPLSEAEQIAEALRKRDVPCELRVYDDEGHGLKKKVNQLDAYPAALAFLAEQLAPKASS, via the coding sequence ATGCCTTCCGATGACGCGCTGCTGCGCCAGCTGCTGAGCCAGCCCACGGTCTGGGTCCACGACGTCGACGACGATGGCCGGGTCCTCGTCAGCACCGACACGAGCGGCTCGCTGCAGCTGCACGAGATCGGCGCCGACGGTACGTGGCGACAGCTCACCGACCTGGGCGAGAGCGCGACCGGCCGCTACCTGCCCGGCACCAGGAGCGTCGTCGTCCAGCACGACAGCGGCGGCAACGAACGAGGCCAGCTCTCCCTGCTCGACATCGAGGACACAGAAGGTTTCCCCGAGCTGCGGCCCCTCGTGCACGACCCGGACTGGATCCACGGACTCTCCGACACCAAGCCCGGCAAAGTCCTCTACAAGACGAACAGAAGAAATGGCGTCGACTTCGACCTGATCAGCCGCGAGATCGAGACCGGCGAGGAGCAGGTCCTCTACGACGGCGGCGGCTGGGTGATGGAGGTCTCCGCCTCGCCCGACGAGAGATGGGTCGCGTTCACGCTTCCCACGCTGGCGCACTCGCTGCAGCTCGTTCTCGTCTCGACGGCCGACGGCACGCTGCACGAGCTCACCAGCGCCGACGAGCCCACGTTCCTGGAGGCGCCGTCCTGGCTGCCGGACTCCTCCGGCTTGCTGGTGGCGACGAACGCCGACCGCGAGTTCACCGAGATCCGGCACTACGACCTGGACAGCAAGACCTGGACGACGGTCCTGGCCCACGAGACCCGCGACCTGGTCGCCTGGTCCGCGCCGACCGGCAAGCAGATGTTCGTCGCGACCAACGACGACGGCGTCCTCCGCGGCGGGCTGCACGACATCGTCACCGGTGCCGACCTCGGCAAGCTGGACCTGCCGGCCGGGCTGTCGCTCGCGGTGGACTTCTTCCCGCCGCGGTGGTCGCCGAGTGCGACCTACCTCACGATGTCGGCCAGTGGCCCACGCTCGCTGCCCGTCGTCGTACGGCACGAGGTCGGCTCGGGCGCGACTACGCCGATCCCGTTGCCCGGCTCGATGGAGCTGCCGTCGGTTCTGGTCGAGCCGGAGTCGGTGCGCGTCCCGACCCCGGACGGCGAGCAGGTGCCGGTCTTCGTCTACCGGCCCGCCGCCGCTGACGGCTCGGTCGTGATCCTCGTACATGGCGGCCCGGAGGGGCAGTCGATGCGCAACTGGGCGCCGATCGTCGCCGCGATGGTCGCGCAGGGCCACACGGTGCTGGTGCCGAACGTGCGCGGCTCGACCGGCTACGGCAAGCGGTGGTACGCGCTCGACGACGTCCGGCTGCGGCTGAACTCGGTCGCCGACCTCGCCGCGCTGCACGAGTGGCTGCCGACCGTGGACCTGGATCCGAGCCGGGCGGCGTTGTACGGCGGCTCGTACGGCGGCTACATGGTCCTTGCTGGCTTGGCGTTCCAGCCCGAACGCTGGGCGGCCGGCGTCGACATCGTCGGCATCGCCTCGCTCGTCACGTTCCTGGAGAACACCTCCGACTTCCGCCGCGCGCACCGTGAGCGGGAGTACGGGTCGCTCGAGCACGACCGCGACTTCCTCGAGTCGGCCTCGCCGATCAGCCGGGTCGACGAGATGCGCGCACCACTGTTCGTCATCCATGGCGCTAACGACGTTCGCGTCCCCCTGTCCGAGGCGGAGCAGATCGCCGAGGCGTTGCGGAAGCGGGATGTCCCGTGTGAGTTGAGGGTCTACGACGACGAGGGGCACGGTTTGAAGAAGAAGGTCAACCAGCTGGACGCCTACCCGGCCGCTCTGGCGTTCCTCGCCGAGCAGCTCGCGCCGAAGGCGTCGTCATGA
- a CDS encoding metallopeptidase TldD-related protein translates to MSPAVKEILTLQETVERSLALSKADGCVVIAEESSNANLRWANNTLTTNGVSLSRKLTVIAVVNGQTGVSSGVVSRSSVDLDELESFVRAAEEIARNSDDAPDARPLVEGPTSVDWSDPPVETSIRVFDSFAPALGETFGMARTEGTFLYGFVEHDVTTTYLGSSTGLRLRHVQPTGYVTWTGKSNDRARSAWVGQATRNFTDVDVLGLNDELRKRLRWSARRIDLEAGRYETIMPPAAVADLLIYTYWRSSARDAQEGQSVFSKPGGGTRVGERLSSTQLSMRSDPRQPGLECAPFVVAHRSTSAQSTFDNGLPLGRVDWIRDGSLAALATTRHSADLTGLETTPFVDNLILEVPGATGTTAEQVARTERGLLLTCLWYIREVDPQTLLMTGLTRDGIYLVERGEVVGEVNNFRFNESPVDLLSRFTEAGATVPAFSREWGDYFPRVAAPTLRIPDFNMSSVSQAS, encoded by the coding sequence GTGAGTCCAGCTGTGAAGGAGATCCTCACCCTGCAGGAGACGGTCGAGCGCTCGCTCGCGCTGTCGAAGGCGGACGGCTGCGTGGTGATCGCCGAGGAGTCGTCGAACGCCAACCTGCGTTGGGCAAACAACACGCTGACGACGAACGGTGTGTCGCTGTCGCGGAAGCTCACCGTCATCGCGGTCGTGAACGGCCAGACCGGCGTCTCCTCCGGTGTGGTGAGCCGCAGCAGCGTGGATCTCGACGAGCTCGAGTCGTTCGTCCGCGCCGCGGAGGAGATCGCGCGCAACAGCGACGACGCTCCCGACGCGCGGCCGCTGGTCGAGGGACCGACGTCGGTCGACTGGTCCGATCCACCCGTGGAGACGTCGATCCGGGTGTTCGACTCGTTCGCGCCGGCGCTCGGCGAGACGTTCGGCATGGCACGTACGGAGGGCACGTTCCTGTACGGCTTCGTCGAGCACGATGTGACGACGACGTACCTCGGCTCGTCGACCGGGCTGCGGCTGCGGCACGTCCAGCCGACCGGCTACGTGACGTGGACGGGCAAGTCGAACGACCGGGCACGGTCGGCGTGGGTCGGGCAGGCGACACGCAACTTCACCGACGTCGACGTTCTCGGGCTGAACGACGAGCTCCGCAAGCGGCTCCGCTGGTCCGCGCGCCGGATCGACCTCGAGGCCGGCCGGTACGAGACGATCATGCCGCCGGCGGCCGTCGCGGACCTACTGATCTACACGTACTGGCGTTCCTCGGCGCGCGACGCGCAAGAGGGCCAGTCGGTGTTCTCCAAGCCTGGTGGCGGAACGCGGGTCGGCGAGCGGTTGTCGTCGACGCAGCTGTCGATGCGTTCCGACCCCCGCCAGCCCGGCCTGGAGTGCGCGCCGTTCGTCGTCGCGCACCGGTCGACGAGTGCGCAGAGCACGTTCGACAACGGGCTGCCGCTCGGTCGCGTCGACTGGATCCGGGACGGTTCGTTGGCGGCGCTCGCGACCACGCGGCATTCGGCCGACCTGACCGGGCTGGAGACGACACCGTTCGTCGACAACCTGATCCTCGAGGTGCCGGGCGCGACGGGCACGACCGCCGAGCAGGTCGCGCGCACCGAGCGCGGGCTGCTGCTGACCTGCCTGTGGTACATCCGCGAGGTCGATCCGCAGACGCTGCTGATGACCGGCCTCACCCGCGACGGCATCTACCTCGTCGAGCGCGGCGAGGTCGTCGGTGAGGTGAACAACTTCCGGTTCAACGAGAGCCCGGTCGACCTGCTGAGCCGCTTCACCGAGGCCGGCGCCACCGTGCCCGCGTTCTCCCGCGAGTGGGGCGACTACTTCCCGCGCGTCGCCGCGCCGACGCTGCGGATCCCGGACTTCAACATGTCGAGTGTGAGCCAGGCCAGCTAG
- a CDS encoding TldD/PmbA family protein yields MQHQIDGSFLDLPLRELADAALSRARQQGAEYADFRLERIRDQHISVRDGVFEGSRDGEDTGFAVRVIHEGTWGFASSVVLTRDEAIRIADQAVDVARVASGMNAERIELADEPVYPDVTYISAYDIDPFTVPDADKVGQLTDWSRRLMAADVVDHVRASLGQVRENKFFANSHGTVTTQQRVRVNPEVEAFASDPETGRMDSMRTLAPPAGRGYEYLTGTGWAWSQELAMIPALLAAKLKAPGVEPGTYDLVVDPSNLWLTIHESIGHATELDRALGYEANYAGTSFATPDKLGTLQYGSEHLNITGDRTVEHGLSTVGYDDEGVATQQWDIVKNGVLTGYQLDRRIARLFGYERSNGCAFADSSSHVPVQRMANVSLQPAVDGPTTMELIGRVENGIYVVGDKSWSIDMQRYNFQFTAQRFFRIVNGKLAGQLRDVAYQATTTDFWGSMEAVGGPSTWVLGGAFNCGKAQPGQVAPVSHGCPSALFRGVRILNTSQESGR; encoded by the coding sequence GTGCAGCATCAGATCGATGGGAGCTTCCTCGACCTCCCCCTCCGGGAGCTCGCGGACGCCGCGCTGAGCCGAGCCCGCCAACAGGGTGCCGAGTACGCCGACTTCCGGCTGGAACGCATCCGCGACCAGCACATCTCCGTCCGCGATGGTGTCTTCGAGGGCAGCCGCGACGGCGAGGACACTGGCTTCGCCGTACGCGTCATCCACGAGGGCACCTGGGGCTTCGCCTCCAGCGTCGTCCTCACCAGGGACGAGGCGATCCGGATCGCCGACCAGGCGGTCGACGTCGCCCGGGTGGCCTCCGGGATGAACGCCGAACGCATCGAGCTGGCGGACGAGCCCGTCTACCCGGACGTCACGTACATCTCGGCGTACGACATCGACCCGTTCACCGTGCCCGACGCCGACAAGGTGGGTCAGCTCACCGACTGGAGCCGGCGGCTGATGGCGGCCGACGTCGTCGACCACGTGCGCGCGAGCCTCGGCCAGGTGCGGGAGAACAAGTTCTTCGCCAACAGCCACGGCACCGTCACCACGCAGCAGCGGGTGCGCGTCAACCCGGAGGTCGAGGCGTTCGCGTCGGACCCGGAGACCGGGCGGATGGACTCGATGCGCACGCTCGCTCCCCCGGCGGGCCGCGGGTACGAGTACCTCACCGGCACGGGCTGGGCGTGGAGCCAGGAGCTCGCGATGATCCCCGCGCTGCTCGCCGCCAAGCTGAAGGCGCCCGGCGTCGAGCCCGGAACGTACGACCTCGTCGTCGACCCGTCCAACCTCTGGCTCACGATCCACGAGTCGATCGGCCACGCGACCGAGCTGGACCGGGCACTGGGGTACGAGGCCAACTACGCCGGCACGTCGTTCGCGACGCCGGACAAGCTCGGCACGCTGCAGTACGGCTCGGAGCACCTCAACATCACCGGCGACCGCACCGTCGAGCACGGCCTGTCGACGGTCGGGTACGACGACGAGGGCGTCGCCACCCAGCAGTGGGACATCGTCAAGAACGGTGTGCTCACCGGCTACCAGCTCGACCGCCGGATCGCCCGGCTGTTCGGCTACGAGCGTTCCAACGGCTGCGCGTTCGCCGACTCCTCCAGCCACGTTCCCGTGCAGCGCATGGCGAACGTGTCGCTGCAACCCGCGGTTGACGGTCCCACCACGATGGAGCTGATCGGCCGGGTCGAGAACGGCATCTACGTCGTCGGCGACAAGTCGTGGTCGATCGACATGCAGCGTTACAACTTCCAGTTCACCGCACAGCGGTTCTTCCGCATCGTCAACGGCAAGTTGGCAGGGCAGCTGCGCGACGTCGCGTACCAGGCGACGACGACCGACTTCTGGGGCTCGATGGAGGCCGTCGGCGGTCCGTCGACGTGGGTCCTCGGCGGCGCGTTCAACTGCGGCAAGGCCCAGCCCGGACAGGTCGCTCCGGTCAGTCACGGATGCCCGTCGGCGTTGTTCCGTGGCGTACGCATCCTCAATACGAGCCAGGAATCGGGTCGGTGA
- a CDS encoding sigma-70 family RNA polymerase sigma factor yields the protein MTGRRVKLTGLPGGQAAQPPPDGPDGLLVLVARGDEGAFARLYDQLAPQVFGLIRRLLRDPSQAEEVTQEVFVELWRTATRYDPSRGSVHGWALTLAHRRAVDRVRSEQASSDRERRAAAGNETPPYDEVVEQVTANLEHQQVRHCLGTLTELQREAVTLAYYRGYTYREVAELLDANLATVKTRMRDGLVRLRDCLGVAGEVSE from the coding sequence GTGACGGGTCGCAGGGTCAAGCTGACGGGACTGCCCGGCGGCCAAGCGGCCCAGCCGCCGCCGGACGGTCCCGACGGCCTGCTCGTCCTCGTCGCTCGCGGCGACGAGGGCGCGTTCGCCCGGCTGTACGACCAGCTCGCGCCGCAGGTGTTCGGCCTGATCCGCCGGCTCCTTCGGGACCCGTCGCAGGCCGAGGAGGTCACCCAGGAGGTGTTCGTCGAGCTGTGGCGTACGGCGACGCGCTACGACCCGTCGCGCGGCTCGGTGCACGGCTGGGCACTCACGCTCGCGCATCGCCGCGCCGTCGACCGGGTGCGGTCGGAGCAGGCGTCGTCGGACCGGGAGCGGCGGGCCGCGGCGGGGAACGAGACGCCGCCATACGACGAGGTCGTCGAGCAGGTGACGGCGAACCTCGAACACCAGCAGGTCCGACATTGCCTCGGTACGCTGACCGAACTGCAGCGCGAGGCCGTCACGCTCGCCTACTACCGGGGCTACACCTACCGCGAGGTCGCCGAGCTGTTGGACGCCAACCTCGCGACCGTGAAGACCCGGATGAGAGACGGACTAGTGAGACTGCGCGACTGCCTCGGCGTCGCAGGGGAGGTGTCCGAATGA
- a CDS encoding dihydrodipicolinate synthase family protein, which yields MAEPTFSGVGVALLTFFDESGTVDVDATIAHAVRVAGSGVRAVLVAGTTGEADTLTDPERLELIAAARAALPDDVTVIAGASGAWARAASARAVAAREAGADTVLVAPARGGVQLQAFFDAVTEAVGETSRVIGYHNPGPLGVPGIPVETLMDLPIGGVKDSSGDPGRLLDELDTWDGQVYLGSSAILSFGGPLGAAGALLALANVVPEECVQAFDGDAKAQRALTGLVRKVRQSGLAALKAATAERFGTSTVRRLALS from the coding sequence ATGGCAGAGCCAACCTTCAGTGGCGTCGGCGTCGCCTTGCTGACGTTCTTCGACGAGTCGGGCACGGTCGACGTGGACGCGACGATCGCGCACGCGGTGCGGGTGGCCGGGTCCGGCGTACGCGCGGTACTCGTCGCCGGTACGACAGGGGAGGCGGACACGCTGACCGACCCCGAGCGCTTGGAGCTCATCGCCGCGGCTCGGGCGGCCCTGCCGGACGACGTCACGGTGATCGCCGGCGCGAGCGGCGCGTGGGCGCGGGCCGCTTCCGCCCGGGCCGTAGCCGCGCGGGAGGCCGGCGCGGACACGGTGCTCGTCGCACCGGCGCGTGGTGGCGTGCAGTTGCAGGCGTTCTTCGACGCGGTGACCGAGGCCGTGGGGGAGACGTCGCGGGTGATCGGCTACCACAACCCCGGCCCGCTCGGCGTTCCCGGCATCCCGGTCGAGACGCTCATGGACCTGCCGATCGGCGGCGTGAAGGACTCCTCCGGCGACCCCGGCCGGCTGCTCGACGAGCTGGACACCTGGGACGGCCAGGTCTACCTGGGCTCGTCGGCGATCCTCAGCTTCGGCGGCCCCCTCGGCGCCGCTGGCGCCCTGCTGGCGTTGGCGAACGTGGTGCCGGAGGAGTGCGTCCAGGCCTTCGACGGCGACGCGAAGGCCCAGCGTGCGTTGACCGGGCTGGTACGCAAGGTCCGCCAGTCCGGCCTCGCTGCGCTCAAGGCGGCGACGGCTGAGCGCTTCGGTACGTCGACCGTCCGCCGCCTCGCCCTGTCCTGA
- a CDS encoding aromatic-ring hydroxylase C-terminal domain-containing protein yields MVRIVGDLPNLYVRFDPDSGETVDQAVATGRAWFGGDTADDGDDDEAELVDDLTLKFGYTYAGPPFDDPRHPSAKPGTRLPHVWLDENTSTVDVWANGLALITDDAGWAQAAGRKGLVHRHDSAWRYGTVLVRPDGFVAWRTDDPPHDDADTVLGEAIRQTLS; encoded by the coding sequence ATGGTCCGCATCGTCGGCGACCTGCCCAACCTCTACGTACGCTTCGACCCGGACAGCGGCGAGACCGTCGACCAGGCCGTCGCCACCGGCCGCGCGTGGTTCGGCGGCGACACAGCCGACGACGGCGACGACGACGAAGCCGAGCTCGTCGACGACCTCACGCTGAAGTTCGGGTACACCTACGCCGGTCCCCCGTTCGACGACCCTCGCCACCCGAGCGCCAAGCCGGGCACCAGGCTCCCCCACGTCTGGCTCGACGAGAACACGTCGACCGTCGACGTCTGGGCGAACGGCCTCGCGCTGATCACCGACGACGCCGGGTGGGCCCAGGCGGCCGGTCGCAAGGGGCTCGTCCACCGCCACGACAGCGCCTGGCGGTACGGAACCGTGCTGGTCAGGCCGGACGGCTTCGTCGCCTGGCGCACCGACGACCCGCCCCACGACGACGCGGACACCGTCCTCGGCGAGGCGATCCGGCAAACATTGTCGTAG
- a CDS encoding right-handed parallel beta-helix repeat-containing protein, with protein MPENRLYVSPDGQDDWPGTLDRPFATPHAAQRAVRALTTEMTGDLVVAFRAGVYHLDEPLAFDDTQADSGTHGFRVIYQAHGYGTADQEKVVFSGGREITGWSADTDGVWTAPIGELDPRRLAVDNRPASRAARTVGLPGSVTKTATGYVTDSVEPQSWPDPSGLEFVYPGVYPWSEARLAVAAISGEGSSTTITMAQPAFDNAKSLYDSKWYGEGGDGTWDGLAVPSVLENNVAFLGELGTFAVDCSEPGGHVLHYRPRPGEEIGKTTAIVPVLETLVSGKNVHDIVLRGLTFADAHWSGPTRTGGYLHYHGNSRHERGEFQKIDMGADVGYVHVPATPTQLPANVTFDAVSRIVLEGNHFTRLGAGGLAIEGSTAVEVRGNVFDEISGSGIAIHGATRVTVEDNLVHHIGTEYRGSPAILVVESEETTVAHNEIQDVPHNGIVITGGERARDTQVVGNLVERSMGALMDGGGIYLSAPQGSSFAGGAVVRGNVIRDVLTSYNFGLYTDYGAAWITVIGNIVCRADTPIVLQVGPPMENVAFIGNFWDVLPGGYDDPPKTVTVAGNTVLPKETFDDEIKANPAAADILARAGRRV; from the coding sequence ATGCCCGAAAACAGGTTGTACGTGTCCCCCGACGGCCAGGACGACTGGCCAGGCACCCTCGACCGGCCGTTCGCCACTCCGCACGCGGCTCAGAGAGCTGTCCGCGCGCTCACCACCGAGATGACCGGCGACCTCGTCGTGGCCTTCCGAGCCGGTGTCTACCACCTCGACGAACCGCTCGCTTTCGACGACACGCAAGCCGACTCCGGAACCCACGGCTTCCGAGTGATCTACCAAGCCCACGGCTATGGAACTGCCGACCAGGAGAAGGTCGTGTTCAGCGGCGGCCGCGAGATCACCGGCTGGTCCGCGGACACCGACGGCGTATGGACCGCCCCGATCGGCGAGCTGGACCCACGCCGGCTCGCCGTCGACAATCGCCCCGCGTCCCGGGCGGCCCGCACCGTCGGGCTTCCGGGAAGTGTGACGAAAACGGCTACCGGTTACGTCACGGACAGCGTGGAGCCTCAGTCGTGGCCGGATCCCTCCGGACTGGAGTTCGTCTACCCCGGCGTCTATCCATGGTCCGAAGCTCGCCTGGCGGTCGCCGCGATCTCCGGAGAAGGCTCCTCGACCACCATCACCATGGCCCAGCCCGCGTTCGACAACGCCAAGTCCCTCTACGACTCGAAGTGGTACGGCGAAGGGGGTGACGGGACCTGGGACGGCCTCGCCGTACCGTCGGTGCTCGAGAACAACGTGGCCTTCCTCGGCGAGCTAGGAACCTTCGCCGTCGACTGTTCCGAACCGGGCGGACACGTCCTGCACTACCGTCCGCGCCCCGGCGAGGAGATCGGCAAGACCACCGCGATCGTGCCCGTTCTCGAGACGCTCGTCAGCGGGAAGAACGTGCACGACATCGTGCTGCGCGGCCTCACCTTCGCCGACGCTCACTGGTCGGGTCCCACCCGCACCGGTGGATACCTGCACTACCACGGCAACAGCCGCCACGAGCGGGGCGAGTTCCAGAAGATCGACATGGGTGCCGACGTGGGCTACGTCCACGTTCCGGCGACGCCGACCCAGCTACCGGCCAACGTCACCTTCGACGCAGTCAGCCGGATCGTGCTGGAGGGCAATCACTTCACCCGCCTCGGCGCCGGCGGGCTGGCGATCGAGGGCAGTACCGCGGTCGAGGTCCGGGGGAACGTCTTCGACGAGATCTCGGGCAGCGGGATCGCCATCCATGGCGCCACCCGCGTGACCGTCGAGGACAACCTCGTCCACCACATCGGCACCGAGTACCGCGGTTCGCCCGCCATCCTGGTGGTCGAATCCGAAGAGACCACCGTGGCGCACAACGAGATCCAGGACGTTCCGCACAACGGCATCGTGATCACCGGTGGCGAGCGGGCCAGGGACACCCAGGTGGTCGGGAACCTCGTCGAACGCAGCATGGGCGCCTTGATGGACGGCGGCGGGATCTACCTGTCCGCACCGCAGGGCTCCTCCTTCGCCGGCGGGGCGGTCGTCCGGGGCAACGTGATCCGCGATGTCCTGACGTCGTACAACTTCGGGCTCTACACCGACTACGGCGCCGCGTGGATCACCGTCATCGGGAACATCGTGTGCCGGGCCGACACCCCGATCGTGCTGCAGGTCGGCCCTCCGATGGAGAACGTCGCCTTCATCGGCAACTTCTGGGACGTCCTACCCGGCGGCTACGACGACCCGCCCAAGACGGTGACCGTGGCCGGGAACACCGTGCTGCCCAAGGAAACCTTCGACGATGAGATCAAGGCCAACCCAGCGGCCGCGGACATCCTCGCCCGAGCAGGACGCCGAGTCTGA
- a CDS encoding TetR/AcrR family transcriptional regulator, with product MAEDDAQPDPDRAIELLWGAHEPDRPGLSLGRVVAAAVEVADAEGLGALSMRKVAERFGTTTMSLYRYVPGKAELVELMRDAVYGEAPLEPADGLDWRAGLERWARRTWEIHQLHPWLVYSAGSRRLPGPNIMAGYDHALDVASRTGLAPAQVVAVVNLVGGFVESVAQQAGETAELQRRTGISHERWWSERESLFERFDAYQALGRLWESGGMDEPLDPFEFGLQRTLDGVQTLVESQGSEVRRDEKGGAECVMCGKPLDEGGRGRPRDYCSRACQQRAYRQRQSTRP from the coding sequence GTGGCTGAAGACGACGCGCAGCCGGATCCGGATCGTGCGATCGAGCTGCTGTGGGGCGCGCACGAACCGGACCGGCCAGGGTTGAGCCTCGGCCGGGTCGTCGCGGCGGCGGTCGAGGTCGCGGACGCCGAGGGGCTCGGCGCGCTGTCCATGCGCAAGGTCGCGGAACGGTTCGGCACCACGACGATGTCGCTCTACCGCTACGTCCCTGGCAAGGCGGAGCTGGTGGAACTCATGCGGGACGCCGTCTACGGGGAGGCGCCTCTGGAGCCCGCGGACGGGCTGGACTGGCGCGCCGGCCTCGAACGCTGGGCGCGGCGGACGTGGGAGATCCACCAGCTGCATCCCTGGCTGGTCTACAGCGCGGGAAGCCGCCGCCTGCCCGGGCCGAACATCATGGCCGGGTACGACCACGCGCTCGACGTCGCTTCGCGCACCGGTCTGGCGCCTGCTCAGGTGGTCGCGGTCGTGAACCTCGTGGGCGGTTTCGTCGAGTCCGTCGCGCAACAAGCGGGGGAGACCGCGGAGCTCCAGCGGCGTACGGGGATCTCCCACGAGCGCTGGTGGAGCGAACGCGAGTCCCTGTTCGAGCGGTTCGACGCCTACCAGGCCTTGGGAAGGCTGTGGGAGAGCGGGGGAATGGACGAGCCGCTCGACCCGTTCGAGTTCGGCCTGCAACGCACGCTCGATGGCGTCCAGACCCTCGTCGAAAGCCAGGGGAGCGAGGTAAGGCGTGATGAAAAGGGGGGAGCGGAGTGTGTGATGTGCGGGAAGCCGTTGGACGAGGGAGGGCGGGGACGACCGCGGGACTACTGCTCGAGGGCCTGCCAGCAACGCGCCTATCGCCAGCGTCAGTCGACTCGGCCTTGA
- a CDS encoding TetR/AcrR family transcriptional regulator, translated as MAGYEVIRQHGLANLRTRDVAARAGITVATLHYYFPTKEALVRAVIEHAITARMLMPLELDQDRADGPQALRTMVDGLVEQAKNDPGHFRLLHELIPRRGHRERRTPGQSLADRRHRNPLGREPHQ; from the coding sequence GTGGCCGGGTACGAGGTGATCCGCCAGCACGGGTTGGCCAATCTCCGTACCCGCGATGTCGCCGCAAGGGCCGGCATCACGGTGGCGACGCTGCACTACTACTTCCCCACCAAGGAAGCCCTCGTCCGTGCGGTCATCGAGCACGCCATCACGGCGCGCATGCTCATGCCCCTCGAGCTCGACCAGGACCGCGCCGACGGACCCCAAGCGCTCCGCACGATGGTCGACGGGCTCGTCGAGCAGGCCAAGAACGACCCGGGCCATTTCCGCTTGCTGCACGAGCTGATACCCCGCCGCGGGCATCGAGAACGCCGTACGCCAGGCCAATCCCTGGCAGATCGACGGCACCGGAATCCTCTGGGCCGAGAGCCTCACCAGTGA